One window from the genome of Babylonia areolata isolate BAREFJ2019XMU chromosome 13, ASM4173473v1, whole genome shotgun sequence encodes:
- the LOC143288904 gene encoding uncharacterized protein LOC143288904 codes for MALLRNKGLHYQVGFALYFIAFFVLLCSLALPGTWVYDREEQNEDPSRPVKGHSVWDLIFSTCLSAHNHNTSRWRCEPLGRTHAAEQKKWAVALLAAGTVCQLGACVAVTVYNCYGRPLTGLGHFPSEILAMLAAVLSYTGVLMYMRYTYYALNIQYGPGIFLHLAGVALAYAALLLTAVHQPPHRRAPTPPS; via the exons ATGGCACTGCTGCGGAACAAGGGCCTTCACTACCAAGTGGGCTTCGCTCTGTACTTTATCGCCTTCTTCGTGTTGCTGTGCTCCCTGGCATTGCCCGGCACGTGGGTCTACGACAGGGAGGAGCAGAACGAGGATCCTTCGCGCCCCGTGAAGGGCCACAGTGTGTGGGACCTCATCTTCTCCACCTGTCTATCggcacacaaccacaacacgtcCAGGTGGCGCTGCGAGCCTCTGGGGCGCACCCATGCGGCGG AGCAGAAAAAGTGGGCTGTGGCACTGCTGGCCGCGGGGACGGTGTGCCAGCTGGGAGCCTGTGTGGCCGTCACCGTCTACAACTGCTACGGGCGGCCACTGACGGGCTTAGGCCACTTCCCCTCAGAGATCTTGGCGATGCTGGCTG CCGTGTTGTCCTACACAGGAGTACTGATGTACATGCGCTACACATACTACGCCTTGAACATCCAGTACGGGCCTGGCATCTTCCTGCACCTCGCCGGCGTTGCTCTGGCCTATGCTGCCCTCCTCCTGACTGCCGTGCACCAACCCCCACACCGCCGTgcaccaacccccccctcctGA